A single window of Rhizophagus irregularis chromosome 28, complete sequence DNA harbors:
- a CDS encoding uncharacterized protein (SECRETED:cutsite_AEG-YH; SECRETED:prob_0.5553); SECRETED:SignalP(1-24) translates to MKFHIYLTLAIILFATALVPAAEGYHAKVKEKMSGECKIWVTDLNGKYVAGDKKFHPCNNGRTLDIDTKSKDKYMLRATTIGEIDAKIRGPFNTNTCYIIEGNSGFLRLEPSDDC, encoded by the exons ATGAAATTTCATATCTATTTAACGCTCGCTATCATTTTATTTGCTACGGCTCTTGTACCAGCTGCTGAag GATATCATGctaaagttaaagaaaaaatgagcGGAGAATGTAAGATTTGGGTTACTGATCTTAATGGTAAATATGTAGCTGGCGATAAAAAATTCCATCCATGCAACAACGGTAGAACGTTAGATATTGATACAAAATCAAAAGACAAATACATGCTTCGTGCAACCACAATTGGTGAAATAGATGCAAAAATTCGTGGACCATTTAATACTAATACATGCTATATCATTGAAGGTAATAGTGGGTTTTTGCGTTTGGAACCCTCTGATGACTGTTAA